TGGACCAGACCGCCGACCGGGTCGCAGGTCAGGCCGAGGTTGTGCTCGATGCCGATCTCGGCGGCGTTCTCGACCTGCTCCGGGGAGCCGCCGAGGACCTCGCACAACGCTCCGGCCGCCATCGCGCAGGCCGAGCCGACCTCGCCCTGGCAGCCCACCTCCGCGCCCGAGATGGAGGCGTTCATCTTGGCGAGGATGCCGATCGCCGCGCCGGTCAGCAGGAACCGGACGATGCCGTCGTCGACCTGCTCCCGGGGCAGGTCCTTGGCGACGAAGCGCACCCAGTAGTGCAGCACCGCCGGCACGATGCCGGCCGCGCCGTTGGTGGGCGCGGTGACGATCCGGCCCCCGGACGCGTTCTGCTCGTTGACGGCCAGCGCGAACAGGTTGACCCAGTCGATGACGTCGAGCGGGTCGTCGCTCCCGGTCGCGCAGAGCGTGGCGTAGAGCTCCGGGGCGCGTCGCGGCACCTTGAGCCCACCGGGCAGGACGCCCTCACGGTGGCAGCCCTCCTCGACGCACGCCGCCATCACCCGCCAGATCTCGAGCAGGCCCTCTCGCACCTGTGCCTCGCTGCGCCAGGTCAGCTCGTTGGCGAGCATGACGTCGGAGACGCTCATCCCGGCCGCCCGGCAGGCAGCGAGCAGCTCGCCGCCGGTCGTGAACGGGTGCGGCAGCACCGTGTCGTCCACGACCACCCGGTCGGCACCCACCTGCGTGTCGTCGACCACGAAGCCGCCGCCCACGGAGTAGTAGGTGCGGGCGCGCAGCTCGGCCCCGTCGGCGTCGTACGCCGTGAACACCATGCCGTTGGGGTGCGCCGGCAGCGACTGGCGCCGGTGCATGACGACGTCGTCGGCCTCGAAGGCGATGACCTGCTCGCCGGCGAGCCGGAGCTGCTCGCGCTCGAGGATGGCCGCCACCCGGGCGTCGTAGGTCGCCGTGTCGGTGGTCGCCGGGTCGTCACCCTCGAGCCCGAGGATGACGGCCTTGACCGAGCCGTGCCCGTGGCCGGTCGCGCCGAGCGAGCCGAACAGCTCGGCCCGCACGCGCGCGACGCGCGGCAGCTCCCCGTCGGCCGCGAGGCCGGCGGCGAAGGTGTGCGCCGCGCGCATCGGGCCGACCGTGTGCGAGGACGACGGCCCGATGCCGATCGAGTAGAGATCGAAGACGCTCAGCGCCATCACTGGCTCCTGAGTTCCATGGCTCGACGGTACAACCGTCCTGCACGGTAGGACGAGCGCACGAGTGGTCCGGAGAGCACGCCGGCGAAGCCGATCTCCTCGGCCTCGGTGGCGAGCTCGACGAACTCCTCGGGCTTGACCCATCGTTCGACGGGGTGGTGCCGCACGCTGGGGCGCAGGTACTGGGTGATGGTGACCAGCTCGCAGCCTGCGTCGTGGAGGTCGCGGAGGGCCTGGGAGACCTCGTCTCGGGTCTCGCCCATGCCGAGGATCAGGTTGGACTTGGTGACCAGTCCGAACGTGCGGGCCTGGGTGAGGACGTCGAGGGAGCGTTCGTAGCGGAACGCGGGGCGGATCCGCTTGAAGATGCGTGGGACGGTCTCGACGTTGTGGGCCAGGACCTCGGGGCGGGACTCGAAGACCTCGGCGAGCAGGGAGGGGTCGCCGTTGAAGTCGGGGACCAGGTTCTCCACGCCGGTGTCGGGGTTGAGGTCGTGGATGGCGCGGACGGTCTCGGCGTAGAGCCAGGCGCCGCCGTCGGGCAGGTCGTCGCGGGCCACGCCGGTGATGGTGGCGTACTTGAGGCCCATGGTCTGCACGGACTCGGCGACGCGTCGGGGTTCGTCGCGGTCGAGGGG
This genomic interval from Nocardioides kongjuensis contains the following:
- a CDS encoding L-serine ammonia-lyase; its protein translation is MALSVFDLYSIGIGPSSSHTVGPMRAAHTFAAGLAADGELPRVARVRAELFGSLGATGHGHGSVKAVILGLEGDDPATTDTATYDARVAAILEREQLRLAGEQVIAFEADDVVMHRRQSLPAHPNGMVFTAYDADGAELRARTYYSVGGGFVVDDTQVGADRVVVDDTVLPHPFTTGGELLAACRAAGMSVSDVMLANELTWRSEAQVREGLLEIWRVMAACVEEGCHREGVLPGGLKVPRRAPELYATLCATGSDDPLDVIDWVNLFALAVNEQNASGGRIVTAPTNGAAGIVPAVLHYWVRFVAKDLPREQVDDGIVRFLLTGAAIGILAKMNASISGAEVGCQGEVGSACAMAAGALCEVLGGSPEQVENAAEIGIEHNLGLTCDPVGGLVQIPCIERNAIASVKAINAARLAIHGTGSHKVSLDKALKTMRETGRDMKTKYKETSRGGLAVNVIEC
- the lipA gene encoding lipoyl synthase, with the translated sequence MTAVVPEGRKLLRLEVRNAETPIERKPSWIRTKAVMGPEYRGLKKLVQSEGLHTVCEEAGCPNIFECWEDKEATFLIGGDQCTRRCDFCQIDTGKPQPLDRDEPRRVAESVQTMGLKYATITGVARDDLPDGGAWLYAETVRAIHDLNPDTGVENLVPDFNGDPSLLAEVFESRPEVLAHNVETVPRIFKRIRPAFRYERSLDVLTQARTFGLVTKSNLILGMGETRDEVSQALRDLHDAGCELVTITQYLRPSVRHHPVERWVKPEEFVELATEAEEIGFAGVLSGPLVRSSYRAGRLYRRAMELRSQ